CGAGGCCGCCGACCCTGAGGCACGCCGGCGCGAGCTCGTCGCCGACTACCGCGCGCGGTTCGCGACGCCCTACGTGGCGGCCGGCCGCGGGTACGTTGACGACGTGATCGAGCCGCACGAGACCCGCCGCCGTCTGATCTCCTCGCTCGATCTGCTGCGACGCAAGCGCGCCACAAACCCCAGGCGCAAGCACGGCAACCTGCCGCTCTAGGCCAGAGGAATACAAGGACCGCAGGCGAAATCCCCCCGTAGAGTTCCTGTTGGGGTCCTGGAACTGCCGACGCCGCATGAAGCTGCATCCTGTCCAGGCGGGTGATGCCCGCTTCCGCGAATGGCTGAGCCGATACCGGGAGGAGATCACCGGTGAGGCGCCCACCGACGTGTTCCTGAACAAGTACCTCAAGGCGCTGTTTTCTCCTGTGAACAAGCGCCGGCACGTCTGGTGGGCGGTTGACGGCGGCCGCAAGGTCGGGTTTGTCGTTGCCGCTACGGGCAGACACTGGGCCGACCGCTCCCGCACCCACGCCCAGATCGGTGAGTTCTTCATCCATCCGCAGTACCGCCGCGAAGGACTGGGCCGGCGCCTGGCCCAGACGGTCATCGAGTGGCTGAAGTCCGAAGGCGTGGACGAGATTCAGTCAGGGGTGATCGCCGGCAACCTCAGGGGCCTTCGGTTCTGGGAGGCCATGGGGTTTCAGATCGCGCGCTACTCCCTGGTGTACCGCCCGGACCGGCCTCGCGAGCCCGACGAGGACGACTGACCGCTCAGATGCCGCTGCCCTGCCGCCTGCTGGTCGCCAACCGCGGCGAGATAGCCGTGCGCATCGTGCGCGCCTGCCGCGATCTTGGGATCGAGCCGGTGGCCGTCTATGCGCCCGTGGACGCCGGAGCCCCGCATGTCCGCCTGGCCGCCGATGCCCTGCCGTTACCTGGTGACTCGCCGGCCGAGGGCTACCTGAACGGTCCCTATCTGGTGGAACTCGCGCAGAGGTGCGGCGCCACAGCGATCCATCCCGGGTATGGATTCCTCTCGGAGAACCCGTCCTTTGCTGCGGCCTGCGAGGCGGCGGGCATCGCGTATGTCGGCCCGCCCGCCTCGGTGCTGGAGATGTGCGGGGACAAGGCCGCGACCAGGGCGGCCGTGGCATCGGCAGGAGTCCCGGTGCTGCCGGGATCAGGAACGGTGGACGATGCCGAGGCCCTGAGCGCGGCCGAGCAAGTTGGTTTCCCGCTGCTAATCAAGGCAGCCGGCGGCGGTGGCGGCAAGGGGATTCACCTCGTGCGCTCGCCAGAGGATCTGCCCGCCGCCATGCGGCTGGCCAGGGGTGAGGCACAGACCGCCTTCGGGGATCCCCGGGTCTATCTCGAGAAATGGGTGGAGCGGCCGAGGCACGTAGAGGTGCAGATCCTGGCGGACTATGCCGGAGGTGTGATCCATCTGGGTGAACGCGCCTGCTCGGTGCAGCGCCGCCACCAGAAACTCATCGAGGAGGCACCGGCTCCAGGCGTCTCCCCTTATCTGCGCGGCGCGCTGCTGGAGTCGGCGGTCCGCGTGGCGCGCGCGCTGGGCTACCGCAACGCCGGCACAGTGGAGTTCCTCCTGGACGGCGATGCGTTCTTCTTCATCGAGGTCAACGCCCGACTCCAGGTGGAACATCCGGTGACCGAGATGGTCGCGGGAGTGGACATCGTGGCCGCCCAGCTTGCAATGGCCGGAGGTGAGCCCATCCCGTTCGCGCAGGAAGAGGTGCGCCACGATGGCTGGGCGATAGAGTGCCGCATCAGCGCCGAAGACCCTCACGGTGGATTCCTGCCTTCGCTCGGGCGGATTGACGGCGTGGTAGAGCCCCAGGGCCCGGGCATCCGGGTAGACAGCGGGTTCCGGGCCGGGTGCACGGTGTCCCGGCACTACGATCCACTGCTGTCGAAGGTCGTGGCCTGGGGCCGCGATCGGGCCGAGGCGATCGCCCGCATGCGGCGGGCGCTCGCCGAGTACGCCATCTCGGGCGTGGACACGACGATCCCGTTTCATCGGTGGGCCCTGGAGCAGCCGGCCTTCCTGGACGGGGCCTACGACGTGCGGCTTGCCGAGGAGTGGGACGGCGCCGCACCATCACAGGAAGCGGAGCGCCTGGCCGCGGCGGCAGCGGCTGCCTGGCTCCGGCGAAAGGCAGCGGCGTCCGTGCTTGTATCTGACGGCCCTGCCGCCAGGCCCGCGTCCAGGTGGATTGCCGCTGCGAGGGAAGAGGGCCTCAGGTGACGTTCGAGATCAGGGTGCGGGGCCAGCGGCAGGAAGTGGAAGCCGGGGATGAGATCCTTCTGGAGCCGACGGCAGGCACCGAATGCTGGAGGCTCGTCGTTGGAGGACGGGCCGTGCCCGTGCGCGTACAGGAGCGGGAGGGACGGCTACTTGTCACGATCGGCGCCGATCGGGTCGAGGTGGGCGTTCGCCGGGCGCTTCCGGTGCCTTCGCGCCGCGCATCGGCGCGGAACGGCGTGGACCGCGTCGAGGTGCGCGCGCCCATGCCCGGGCTCGTTGTCAGCATTCCAGCGACAATCGGAGAGCTGGTGCGGGCCGGAGGCGCGGTTGCCGTCGTGGAGGCGATGAAGATGCAGATGGAGGTGGCATCTCCGACGGCCGGGTGCATCGAGGAGATACGCGTGCGGCCGGGCCAGGAGGTGGCCGGGGGGCAGGTGCTGGTCCTGGTCCGGGCGCCGGCACCCAAGGCAGGCGAGGAGGCGCTCCCATGAACGACGGGAAGCCGCGCCCCGACTCCAGCGCCGAGCTGGGCGAGCCCGGCGCCTTCCCGTACACCCGCGGCATCCACCCGACGATGTACCGGGGCCGGCTCTGGACGATGCGCCAGTACGCGGGCTACGGCACCGCGGAGGAGACCAACCGCCGCTTCCGGTACCTGCTGGATCAGGGACAGACCGGTCTGTCGGTCGCCTTCGATTTGCCCACGCAGATGGGCTATGACTCGGATCACACGCTGGCGCTCCCGGAAATCGGCCGGGTTGGCGTAGCCGTTGACTCGCTCGCGGACATGGAGGTCCTGTTCCAGGGGATCCCGCTGGACCGCGTCTCCACCTCGATGACGATCAACGCCACGGCGGCGATCCTGCTGGCGATGTACGTGGCAGTGGCCGAGCGGCAGGGAGTGCCCTCCGGCAGCGTGGACGGCACCACCCAGAACGACATCCTCAAGGAGTACATCGCGCGGGGAACCTACATCTTTCCGCCCGCGCCGTCACTGCGCCTGGTGACCGACTCGATGGCCTTCTGCGCGCACCACCTGCCCCGCTGGAACCCGATCAGCATCAGCGGCTACCACATTCGCGAGGCCGGCGCCACCGCGGTGCAGGAGGTGGCGTTCACGCTGGCCAACGGCCTGACCTACCTGCAGGCGGCGGTGGACGCTGGCCTGGGCCCAGACCAGGTCGCGCCCTCGTTCTCGTTCTTCTTCGCGGCGCAGATGAATCTGCTGGAAGAGGTTGCGAAGTTCAGGGCGGCACGACGGCTGTGGGCGCGGCTCGTGCGGGACCGCTTCGACCCGCAGAACCCGCGCTCGATGATGCTGCGGTTCCACACACAGACCGCCGGCGCGGCGCTGACCGCGCAGCAGCCCGACAACAACGTGGTGCGGGTCGCGATCCAGGCCCTGGCCGCGGTGCTGGGCGGCACCCAGTCGCTGCACACCAACTCCCGCGACGAGGCGCTGGCGCTGCCCAGTGAGGACTCGGCCCTGCTGGCCCTGCGCACCCAGCAGATCATCGCGCACGAGAGCGGGATTGCCTCTGTCGTGGATCCGCTCGGCGGCTCCTTCGCCGTGGAGCAACTGACCGGCGAGATCGAGGAGCAGGCCCTGGCGCGGATCTCGCAGATCGAGGCCTTCGGCGGGGTGCTGCGCGCGATACAGACGGGGCTGATCCAGCGCGAGATCTCGGAGAGCGCCTACCAGGAAGCTCAGGCGATCGAGCGCGGGGACAAGATCGTAGTGGGCATGAACCGATACCAATCCGACAGCCCGGTCAAGAAGGAACTCCAGCGCCTGGATCCGCAGACCGCGGCACGCCAGATCGCGCGCCTGAACGAGGTGCGCGCGGGACGCGACGGCGCCGCCGCCCTTGCGCTGAAACGCCTGCGTGACGAAGCACGCGGATCAGGCAACCTGATGCAGCCCATCCTGGAAGCAGTGCGGGCCTACGCCACCGTCGGTGAGATCTGCGATGTCCTGCGGGCGGTGTTCGGGACCTACCGGCCGCCGGCAGTGGTGTGAGATCGTGAACGCCGACGAGATCCTCCGTCTGGTTTCAGCCGTCGTGGCCGGGTCTGTCCAGGCGGCCGCGCGCCTGATCACGCTGATCGAGAACGACGGCGAGGACGCGGCCGTGGCGATGCGGGCCCTGTTCCCGCACGCCGGAGGCGCCCACGTGATCGGTATCACCGGGCCGCCTGGGTCGGGCAAGAGCACGCTGGTCAACGCGGCCATTCGCGCGCTGCGTGCCCAGGGCCGGCGCGTAGGCGTGATCGCCGTGGACCCCAGCAGCCCGTTCACCGGCGGCGCGCTGCTGGGTGACCGCATCCGGATGCAGGACCACAGCACCGACCCTGAGGTTTTCGTGCGCTCGATGGCCACCCGCGGTAGTCTGGGCGGGCTGGCGCCGGCCACGGGCGAGGCCGTGGCCGTGCTGGAGGCGTGGGGCGCCTCAACGGTCTTCATCGAGACCGTGGGCACCGGGCAGGCCGAGGTGGACGTCGTTTCCGCCGCCGACACCGTGGTGGTTGTAAGCGCGCCCGGGCTGGGCGACGGTGTGCAGACCCTGAAAGCCGGCGTGATGGAGATAGGCGACGTGTTCGCCGTCAACAAGGCCGATCGCCCCGAAGCCGATCGTGCCGTGACCGATCTCAGACTGGTGCTGGCGATGGCTCCTGAAGGCGCTTGGCGGCCTCCGGTTCTGACCACGGTTGCCACGACCGGCGAGGGCGTTGCCGCGGTCCTGGGAGCGGTTTCCGACCACCTGCGCCATCTGGAACAGAGCGGCGCCCTGGCAACCCGAAGGAAAGCCCGCTGGAGGAGGGAGGTCATCCGAGCGGTCGAGGCGCGCCTGCGGGCCCAGACCATGGGCGGCGCCGCGGCTGCCTCGCTGGATGGGCTGGTTGAACTCGTGGCCTCCGGACAGCTCGACCCGCGCGGCGCGGCCGCCCGGCTGCTGGATGCGGGCCGCGACGACACCAAGGCTGCGGCCCAGCCGGGCGTTCGGGTGGACCACATTGGCGTGGCTGTCCGCAGCATTGCCGAGGCCGCACGGTTCTATCAGGAGGCCCTAGGGCTCCAGGGCAGCCCGCCCGAGCGGCTCCAGGCGCAGGGCGTGACGACGGTCTTCTTCGCCGCGGGCGAGACCAGGATTGAGCTCCTGGAGCCGCTCACACCTGACGGGCCAGTCGCCCGGTTCCTGGAGCGCCGCGGTGAGGGCGTGCACCACGTCGCCCTGGCCGTACCCGATGTGGCACGGGCGCTGGAAGGCGCGCGGGAAGCGGGTTTCGAGCCAGTTGATGCGACTCCCAGGCCGGGCGCGCACGGCACCCGCGTGGCCTTCCTGCACCCCAAGGGCACCCACGGCGTGCTGGTCGAGATGGTCGAGCATGCCCCGACGGTTGCTCACCCGCCCGAAGAGGGGTAAAATACAACTACCACCCCGACAGGCCCTTGCGCGGTCTTGGCCGCAGTGATTTCCATCCCGACAGGAGGTGAGCGGATGCGCCCCTTGATGTCTCGCCGGGTGCTGGCGACGTTCGTGACGGCCGCATCGCTCGCGGTCGGAGCTGTCTCTCTGGCGCAGCGCCCCTTGATCGTGGCCATTGCAGCAGAGGCGGGCGTCCGGAAGGTATGGACGCACCAGCCCACGGTGGGAAGCGCCCTCGCGGAAGCAGGCATCGCGGTCAGGCCCTATGATCGGGTCAATCCCGGGATTGCCGAACCGCTTGCCTCGGAGATGACGATCCGTATCAGGCGCGCGTTTCCCGTGACCCTCATCGTTGACGGCCGCACGCTCCAGGTCATGACCGCATCTGAGTCCGTGGAGGAGTTCCTGGCCGAGCGCCACGGCGGGGTGCGCCTGCGGCCGCGCGACCGCGTTCATCCTCCCATGGACACCCGATTGTGGTCAGGAGCCGTCGTCAGGGTTGTGCGCATCAATACCCTGCTCGTCACCAGGGAGGAGCGCCTTCCGTTCGCGCGTCTCATCAGGCCTGACGCGACGCTGCCACGTGGGATGACCCGCCTGGTGCAGGCGGGCAGGCCCGGCACCCGGATGCTCCGGATCGCGGTTACGACCGCGGACGGTCGCGTGGTGGACCGGCAGGTAATCGGCAATGTGCTGGCCCGGCCCCCGCAGGACCAGATCTCCCAGGTCGGAACCCGCAGGATCATAGCCACCCGAGGGGAGTTTGCCGGGAAAGAGATCGTCCACATGGAAGCCACCGGCTACGCGCCCTGGCACGGCAAGGGCGTTGACGGTACTACCGCGATCGGAATGCGGGCCGGATTCGGTGTCGTAGCCGTGGATCCCAGGGTGATCCCCCTGCGGTCCGAGCTGTTCATCGAAGGATACGGCCGCGCCATCGCCGGGGATACCGGCGGGGCAATCAAGGGCCACAGGATTGACCTGGGCTTCAACACAGCGCGCCAGGCATACCAGTTCGGTCGGCGGCCGGTGCGCGTGTACATCCTCTCGGTGCCGCCCCCACGCAGGAAATAGGCGCCGCCTTACAGGACACCGACCTGGCCGGGCTGGACCTGGTCACGCCGTCGGGGCTCCGCGCGGCCCTGTCCGCGGCAGGCCTGCGCCTCCGCACTTCGCGCGGCCAGCACTTCCTTGTTAGCCGCCACGTGCTGGACCGGATCCTGTCCTTGGCCGGGATCGAGCCCGGCGAGGCCATCCTGGAGATAGGCGCAGGCGTCGGCACCCTCACCGTGGCGCTGGCGCGCTCCGGCGCGCGGGTCACCGCGGTGGAGGTGGACGGCAGGTTCATCCCGGTATTGCATGCGGTCTGCGCTCCCTACCCCAACGTCCGCATCGTACACGGTGACGCCATGACCCTGACCCCGGAGATGCTCACGGAGGCGCCGGATGCGGTCGTGGCCAACCTGCCCTACGCCATCGCCTCGCCGTTGCTGATCAACCTCCTGGAGGCCGGGCTCGGCCGCCGGTTCGTCGTGATGGTTCAGCGCGAGGTGGCCGGCCGCATCGTCGCTTCCCCCGGCGGCAAGTCCTACGGCCTGCTCTCGGTGGCGGTACAGGCACGAGCAGGCGCGGCCATCGTCGCCCGGGTCCCCCGGTCGGCTTTCTTCCCGCCGCCAGAGGTGGACTCGGCCATCGTCCGGTTGGAAGTGCGGGAAGAGCCCGCGGTGCCGCGGCCGCTGATGCCGGTGCTGATGGCCGTTGCCCGTGCCGCGTTCGGTCAGCGCCGGAAGATGCTGCGCTCGGCGTTGCAGTCCGTCCGGGGAACGCGCCTGCCCGCGGCCGCTGTCGAGGATCTCTGCCGGGCAGCCGGGGTTGACCCGCGGCGTCGGGGGGAGAGCCTTTCGCTCTCTGAGTTCTCCCTCCTGGCACGCGCTCTCGGCGACAGGGAGTGAGAGGGTCGGCGGGGAAGATGCCATCAATGGATGTAACGCTGGGACCAGGTGGGGTGGAATCGAGATGCTAGACTACGAGTCCTTCCTGTCCACGCTCGCGCGGCGGACAGAGCGCTCCGTCATCCGGGAACTACTGAAGCTGACCCGACCGGGGAACGTGATTTCCTTTGCCGGCGGCCTGCCCGATCCAGCCACCTTTCCGATCGCAGATCTCCAGGAGGTGACCCGTGAGGTCCTTGCGACCGGGGGCAGGACGGCGTTGCAGTACGCGACCACGGAGGGCGATCCTGCCCTGCGCGAGGAGCTCGTCCGATGGATGGCCAAGGACGGCATCAAGGCCGGCCGCGATGACGTCCTGATCACGACAGGCTCGCAGCAGGCGCTCGACATCGTCGGCCGCGTGCTCCTGGACCCAGGGGACGTGATCGTGGTCGA
Above is a genomic segment from Armatimonadota bacterium containing:
- a CDS encoding GNAT family N-acetyltransferase → MKLHPVQAGDARFREWLSRYREEITGEAPTDVFLNKYLKALFSPVNKRRHVWWAVDGGRKVGFVVAATGRHWADRSRTHAQIGEFFIHPQYRREGLGRRLAQTVIEWLKSEGVDEIQSGVIAGNLRGLRFWEAMGFQIARYSLVYRPDRPREPDEDD
- a CDS encoding methylmalonyl-CoA mutase; the encoded protein is MNDGKPRPDSSAELGEPGAFPYTRGIHPTMYRGRLWTMRQYAGYGTAEETNRRFRYLLDQGQTGLSVAFDLPTQMGYDSDHTLALPEIGRVGVAVDSLADMEVLFQGIPLDRVSTSMTINATAAILLAMYVAVAERQGVPSGSVDGTTQNDILKEYIARGTYIFPPAPSLRLVTDSMAFCAHHLPRWNPISISGYHIREAGATAVQEVAFTLANGLTYLQAAVDAGLGPDQVAPSFSFFFAAQMNLLEEVAKFRAARRLWARLVRDRFDPQNPRSMMLRFHTQTAGAALTAQQPDNNVVRVAIQALAAVLGGTQSLHTNSRDEALALPSEDSALLALRTQQIIAHESGIASVVDPLGGSFAVEQLTGEIEEQALARISQIEAFGGVLRAIQTGLIQREISESAYQEAQAIERGDKIVVGMNRYQSDSPVKKELQRLDPQTAARQIARLNEVRAGRDGAAALALKRLRDEARGSGNLMQPILEAVRAYATVGEICDVLRAVFGTYRPPAVV
- a CDS encoding DUF348 domain-containing protein; protein product: MRPLMSRRVLATFVTAASLAVGAVSLAQRPLIVAIAAEAGVRKVWTHQPTVGSALAEAGIAVRPYDRVNPGIAEPLASEMTIRIRRAFPVTLIVDGRTLQVMTASESVEEFLAERHGGVRLRPRDRVHPPMDTRLWSGAVVRVVRINTLLVTREERLPFARLIRPDATLPRGMTRLVQAGRPGTRMLRIAVTTADGRVVDRQVIGNVLARPPQDQISQVGTRRIIATRGEFAGKEIVHMEATGYAPWHGKGVDGTTAIGMRAGFGVVAVDPRVIPLRSELFIEGYGRAIAGDTGGAIKGHRIDLGFNTARQAYQFGRRPVRVYILSVPPPRRK
- a CDS encoding ATP-grasp domain-containing protein codes for the protein MPCRLLVANRGEIAVRIVRACRDLGIEPVAVYAPVDAGAPHVRLAADALPLPGDSPAEGYLNGPYLVELAQRCGATAIHPGYGFLSENPSFAAACEAAGIAYVGPPASVLEMCGDKAATRAAVASAGVPVLPGSGTVDDAEALSAAEQVGFPLLIKAAGGGGGKGIHLVRSPEDLPAAMRLARGEAQTAFGDPRVYLEKWVERPRHVEVQILADYAGGVIHLGERACSVQRRHQKLIEEAPAPGVSPYLRGALLESAVRVARALGYRNAGTVEFLLDGDAFFFIEVNARLQVEHPVTEMVAGVDIVAAQLAMAGGEPIPFAQEEVRHDGWAIECRISAEDPHGGFLPSLGRIDGVVEPQGPGIRVDSGFRAGCTVSRHYDPLLSKVVAWGRDRAEAIARMRRALAEYAISGVDTTIPFHRWALEQPAFLDGAYDVRLAEEWDGAAPSQEAERLAAAAAAAWLRRKAAASVLVSDGPAARPASRWIAAAREEGLR
- the rsmA gene encoding 16S rRNA (adenine(1518)-N(6)/adenine(1519)-N(6))-dimethyltransferase RsmA; translated protein: MDLVTPSGLRAALSAAGLRLRTSRGQHFLVSRHVLDRILSLAGIEPGEAILEIGAGVGTLTVALARSGARVTAVEVDGRFIPVLHAVCAPYPNVRIVHGDAMTLTPEMLTEAPDAVVANLPYAIASPLLINLLEAGLGRRFVVMVQREVAGRIVASPGGKSYGLLSVAVQARAGAAIVARVPRSAFFPPPEVDSAIVRLEVREEPAVPRPLMPVLMAVARAAFGQRRKMLRSALQSVRGTRLPAAAVEDLCRAAGVDPRRRGESLSLSEFSLLARALGDRE